From one Streptomyces sp. R41 genomic stretch:
- the mnmA gene encoding tRNA 2-thiouridine(34) synthase MnmA — translation MTDTSQRPLRVLAAMSGGVDSAVAAARAAEAGHDVTGVHLALSANPQSFRTGARGCCTIEDSRDARRAADVIGIPFYVWDLAERFREDVVEDFIAEYEAGRTPNPCLRCNEKIKFAALLDKALALGFDAVCTGHYAKVIVREDGTRELHRASDMAKDQSYVLGVLDDRQLAHALFPLGDTVTTKDEIRAEAERRGLAVAKKPDSHDICFIADGDTQGFLAGRLGKSEGDIVDESGAKLGTHEGAYGFTIGQRKGLRIGTPAADGKPRYVLDISPVDNTVTVGPVASLDVSALTAVKPRWCGAAPTGPGTYTAQLRAHGGETTVTAELVDGSLEVSFTEPVRGVAPGQAIVLYEGTRVVGSATIATTTRAKASV, via the coding sequence ATGACTGACACCTCGCAGCGACCTCTCCGCGTCCTCGCCGCCATGTCGGGTGGAGTGGACTCCGCCGTAGCCGCCGCCCGGGCGGCGGAAGCAGGCCACGACGTGACGGGCGTACACCTCGCGCTCTCCGCCAACCCGCAATCGTTCCGGACCGGCGCGCGTGGCTGTTGCACCATCGAGGATTCGCGCGACGCCCGCCGCGCGGCGGACGTGATCGGCATCCCCTTCTACGTGTGGGACCTCGCCGAGCGCTTCCGCGAGGACGTGGTCGAGGACTTCATCGCCGAGTACGAGGCGGGGCGCACCCCGAACCCTTGCCTGCGCTGCAACGAGAAGATCAAGTTCGCCGCCCTGCTCGACAAGGCGCTGGCGCTCGGCTTCGACGCCGTCTGCACCGGCCACTACGCGAAGGTGATCGTCCGCGAGGACGGCACACGCGAGCTGCACCGCGCCTCCGACATGGCCAAGGACCAGTCGTACGTCCTCGGGGTGCTCGACGACCGCCAGCTCGCCCACGCGCTGTTCCCGCTCGGCGACACGGTCACCACGAAGGACGAGATCCGCGCCGAGGCCGAGCGCCGCGGCCTCGCCGTCGCCAAGAAGCCGGACTCCCACGACATCTGCTTCATCGCCGACGGCGACACCCAGGGCTTCCTGGCGGGCCGGCTCGGCAAGTCCGAGGGCGACATCGTCGACGAGTCCGGCGCGAAGCTGGGCACCCATGAGGGCGCGTACGGCTTCACGATCGGCCAGCGCAAGGGCCTGCGCATCGGCACCCCGGCCGCCGACGGCAAGCCGCGCTACGTCCTGGACATCTCACCGGTCGACAACACGGTGACGGTCGGCCCGGTGGCGTCCCTCGATGTGAGCGCGTTGACGGCCGTCAAGCCCCGCTGGTGCGGCGCCGCCCCCACCGGTCCCGGCACGTACACCGCCCAACTCCGCGCCCACGGCGGCGAGACGACGGTGACGGCAGAGCTCGTCGACGGCTCCCTGGAGGTCTCCTTCACCGAGCCGGTCCGCGGCGTCGCCCCCGGCCAGGCGATCGTCCTGTACGAGGGCACGCGCGTGGTCGGCTCGGCGACGATCGCGACGACCACGCGTGCGAAGGCGTCCGTCTAG
- a CDS encoding alpha/beta fold hydrolase, whose translation MDKKTISRDGTPIAYERHGDGPAVVLVGGAMCTGATLAPLAAALSDRFGAVTYDRRGRGDSGDTAPFAVAREVEDIAALIDASGGSAALYGISSGGALVLEAAASGLPVSKVAVYETPFAVHEGGGKERREYTERLTELLGQDRRGNAVELFMTLAGTPPEMIAGARQSSAWPDMEAIAPTLAYDNAAMGDGLVPRDRLASVAVPVFSVAGGASPEWLREAARAIAEAAPEGSYRTLDGQTHMVDPQALAPLLTEFFGEAGQGTGR comes from the coding sequence ATGGACAAGAAGACCATCTCGCGCGACGGAACCCCCATCGCGTACGAACGTCACGGTGACGGCCCGGCGGTCGTCCTGGTCGGCGGCGCCATGTGTACGGGCGCCACGCTGGCGCCCCTGGCGGCGGCCCTCTCCGACCGATTCGGCGCCGTCACCTACGACCGCCGGGGGCGCGGCGACAGCGGCGACACCGCGCCCTTCGCGGTGGCCCGTGAGGTCGAGGACATCGCGGCCCTGATCGACGCGTCCGGGGGCAGCGCGGCGCTCTACGGCATCTCGTCGGGCGGCGCGCTGGTCCTGGAGGCAGCGGCGAGCGGACTGCCCGTGAGCAAAGTCGCCGTCTACGAGACGCCGTTCGCCGTCCACGAGGGCGGCGGCAAGGAGCGCCGCGAGTACACGGAGCGGCTGACCGAGCTCCTCGGCCAAGACCGGCGCGGGAACGCCGTCGAACTCTTCATGACGCTCGCCGGCACTCCCCCGGAGATGATCGCGGGCGCCCGCCAGTCCTCCGCCTGGCCGGACATGGAGGCGATCGCGCCCACGCTGGCGTACGACAACGCGGCGATGGGCGACGGCCTGGTGCCCCGGGACCGGCTGGCCTCGGTCGCTGTGCCCGTGTTCTCCGTCGCCGGCGGCGCGAGCCCCGAGTGGCTCCGGGAGGCCGCCCGTGCCATCGCGGAGGCCGCACCCGAGGGGTCGTACCGCACGCTGGACGGCCAGACCCACATGGTGGACCCTCAGGCCCTCGCACCGCTCCTGACGGAGTTCTTCGGCGAAGCCGGTCAAGGAACCGGCCGATGA
- a CDS encoding DUF427 domain-containing protein, producing the protein MAEGHTITIEQVTQHVRVVRGDQVLAESDRPLVLRETGCPVRYYLPPEDVRLDLLTASDTHTHCPFKGDASYWSLPDAPDLVWSYPDPKPDVAQIKDHLCFYEVEVS; encoded by the coding sequence ATGGCTGAAGGACACACGATCACCATCGAGCAGGTCACACAGCACGTACGCGTCGTGCGCGGCGACCAGGTCCTGGCGGAGAGCGACCGGCCCCTGGTGCTGCGCGAGACCGGCTGCCCTGTGCGCTATTACCTCCCGCCCGAGGACGTCCGCCTGGACCTGCTGACGGCCTCGGACACCCACACGCACTGCCCCTTCAAGGGTGATGCGTCCTACTGGTCACTGCCGGACGCTCCCGACCTCGTCTGGTCCTACCCCGACCCCAAGCCGGACGTCGCCCAGATCAAGGACCACCTCTGCTTCTACGAAGTGGAAGTGTCATGA
- a CDS encoding TIGR00730 family Rossman fold protein has product MNICVFLSAADLDDRYTRPAREFALLLGKGGHTLVWGGSDVGLMKVVADGVQEAGGRLLGVSVGFLAAKARTGADEMVIARDLAERKALLLEKADAVVIMVGGTGTLDEATEILELKKHGRTDKPVVLLNTAGFYDGLKEQFRRMEDEGFLPRPLTDLVFFAEEPVGALAYLEESHGTR; this is encoded by the coding sequence ATGAATATCTGCGTCTTCCTGTCCGCCGCCGACCTCGACGACCGTTACACGCGCCCCGCGCGGGAGTTCGCCCTACTCCTCGGCAAGGGGGGCCACACGCTGGTGTGGGGCGGTTCGGACGTGGGACTGATGAAGGTGGTCGCCGACGGCGTGCAGGAGGCCGGCGGGCGCCTTCTGGGCGTCTCCGTGGGCTTCCTGGCGGCCAAGGCCCGCACGGGCGCCGACGAGATGGTCATCGCGCGTGACCTTGCCGAGCGAAAGGCGCTGCTCCTGGAGAAGGCCGACGCCGTCGTGATCATGGTGGGCGGCACCGGGACGCTGGACGAGGCGACCGAGATCCTGGAGCTGAAGAAGCACGGCAGGACGGACAAGCCGGTGGTGCTGCTCAACACGGCGGGCTTCTACGACGGCCTGAAAGAGCAGTTCCGGCGCATGGAGGACGAGGGTTTCCTGCCCAGGCCCCTCACCGACCTGGTCTTCTTCGCCGAGGAGCCGGTGGGCGCGCTGGCCTACCTGGAGGAGAGCCACGGCACCCGGTGA
- a CDS encoding SDR family oxidoreductase, with protein sequence MAGMATHVITGAGSGIGAAVARRLHARGDELVLHARDAGRAKELAAEFPGAKTLVGDLADPDRLSWAFSHQTLPDRIDSLLHIAGVVDLGPVGELTPKAWRHQLNVNLIAPAELTRHFLPQLRVAQGHVVFVNSGAGLAAHADWSAYAASKHGLKALADSLRHEEHANGVRVTSVYPGRTASPMQAKVHQQEGKDYDASKWIDPESVATTILLALDLPRDAEVNDLTVRPGR encoded by the coding sequence ATGGCGGGCATGGCTACACATGTGATCACTGGGGCCGGTTCCGGCATCGGCGCGGCCGTCGCCCGCCGCCTGCACGCGCGCGGGGACGAACTCGTGCTGCACGCGCGCGACGCCGGCCGCGCGAAGGAGCTGGCGGCCGAGTTCCCCGGGGCGAAGACCTTGGTCGGCGATCTGGCGGACCCGGACAGGCTCTCCTGGGCGTTCTCGCACCAGACGCTCCCCGACCGCATCGACTCCCTTCTGCACATCGCGGGCGTGGTCGACCTCGGTCCGGTGGGCGAGCTGACGCCGAAGGCCTGGCGCCACCAGCTCAACGTCAATCTGATCGCCCCCGCCGAGCTGACCCGCCACTTCCTGCCCCAACTCCGGGTCGCCCAGGGCCACGTGGTCTTCGTGAACTCCGGCGCCGGCCTCGCCGCCCACGCCGACTGGTCCGCGTACGCCGCCTCCAAGCACGGCCTCAAGGCCCTGGCGGACTCCCTGCGCCACGAAGAACACGCGAACGGGGTCCGCGTCACCTCCGTCTACCCCGGCCGCACGGCAAGCCCCATGCAGGCCAAGGTCCACCAGCAGGAGGGCAAGGACTACGACGCCTCCAAGTGGATCGACCCGGAGTCCGTGGCGACCACGATCCTGTTGGCCCTCGATCTGCCGCGCGACGCGGAGGTCAACGACCTGACGGTGCGACCGGGGCGTTGA
- a CDS encoding methionine synthase — protein sequence MSENSEFRFGSATGIGSMPGGDAREAAKTVVGSCEDFPFLAELPARGPGADMIGRTAGMLVELYARVEPSGWRIGDRPGRDTKRARSWLGEDLDAVEEFTQGYEGPLKVQAVGPWTLAAALELKNGEVALSDAGAYRDLAGSLAEGLRLHLDEVRRRVPGAQIVLQLDEPSLIDVLRGQVKSASGYRTHRAVDRQLVESTLRDVIGVHGGGPVVVHSCAPDVPFALLRRAGVAAISFDFALLTERDDDAIGETVEGGTRLFAGVVPGVDGPLSDPAGSVMGVRTLWRRLGLNPGLLAEAVTVTPSCGLAGASPDFARKALAHCVRAARSLADNPE from the coding sequence GTGAGCGAAAACAGCGAGTTCAGGTTCGGTTCCGCCACCGGCATCGGGTCCATGCCGGGTGGTGACGCGCGGGAGGCCGCCAAGACGGTCGTGGGGTCCTGCGAGGACTTCCCGTTCCTCGCGGAGCTGCCCGCGCGCGGGCCCGGGGCGGACATGATCGGGCGGACCGCCGGGATGCTGGTCGAGCTGTACGCGCGCGTGGAGCCCAGCGGCTGGCGGATCGGGGACCGGCCCGGGCGGGACACCAAGCGGGCCCGGTCGTGGCTGGGGGAGGACCTCGACGCCGTTGAGGAGTTCACGCAGGGGTACGAGGGCCCGCTGAAGGTGCAGGCCGTCGGTCCCTGGACGCTCGCCGCCGCGCTGGAGTTGAAGAACGGCGAGGTGGCCCTCTCCGACGCGGGTGCGTACCGGGACCTCGCCGGGTCGCTCGCCGAGGGGCTGCGGCTCCACCTCGACGAGGTGCGGCGGCGCGTCCCCGGTGCCCAGATCGTCCTCCAGCTCGACGAGCCGTCGCTCATCGACGTACTGCGCGGGCAGGTCAAGTCCGCCAGCGGCTACCGGACCCACCGGGCCGTGGACCGCCAGCTCGTCGAGTCAACGCTGCGGGACGTCATCGGGGTTCACGGAGGCGGCCCTGTCGTGGTCCACTCATGCGCACCGGACGTGCCGTTCGCCCTCCTGCGCCGGGCGGGCGTCGCGGCGATCTCCTTCGACTTCGCACTGCTCACCGAGCGTGACGACGACGCGATCGGTGAAACCGTGGAAGGCGGTACCCGGCTCTTCGCCGGTGTCGTCCCCGGCGTGGACGGCCCGTTGTCAGACCCTGCCGGTAGCGTCATGGGTGTCAGGACGCTGTGGCGCAGGCTGGGGCTGAATCCGGGACTTCTCGCGGAGGCGGTCACGGTCACTCCGTCGTGCGGGCTCGCGGGAGCTTCCCCCGACTTCGCCCGCAAGGCACTCGCCCACTGCGTCCGGGCGGCGAGATCCCTCGCGGACAACCCAGAGTAA
- the ligA gene encoding NAD-dependent DNA ligase LigA, with the protein MAGDKQAETTVPAEAREKHAKLAEQIEEHRFRYYVKDAPVVSDAEFDKLLRSLEALEEEYPELRTPDSPTQKVAGAYETEFTAVQHRSRMLSLDNAFSDLELAAWAERVAKDVGTSEYHFLCELKVDGLAVNLTYEHGRLTRAATRGDGRTGEDITPNVRTIAEIPDRLKGDRVPDLVEIRGEVYFPMEKFEELNARLVEAGDKPFANPRNAAAGSLRQKDPRVTATRPLHMVVHGIGALEGFEGLTRLSQAYDLLHTWGLPTTQYAKVVDDLDGVREFITYYGENRHSVEHEIDGVVVKLDEIPLQGRLGSTSRAPRWAIAWKYAPEEVNTKLINIRVGVGRTGRVTPYAQVEPVTVAGSEVEFATLHNQDVVKAKGVLIGDTVVLRKAGDVIPEILGPVVDLRDGSEREFVMPAECPECGTALRPMKEGDVDLRCPNARSCPAQLRERLFYLAGRKALDIEVFGYVAAAALTKPLEPAEPPLVDEGDLFDLTIEKLLPIKAYVLDQDSGLPKRDPKTGEEKIATVFANQQGEPKKNALAMLDNVAAAKDRPLARILTGLSIRHVGPVAAEALAREFRSIDRIDQATEEELATTEGVGPIIAASLKEWFAEDWHREILRKWRAAGVRMEEEGSGEDEGPRPLEGLTVVVTGTLEHHTRDGAKEALQSRGAKVTGSVSKKTSFVVVGDNPGSKYDKAMQLKVPVLNEEGFAVLLEQGPDAAAEVALPIEQ; encoded by the coding sequence GTGGCCGGCGACAAGCAAGCGGAGACGACGGTGCCCGCCGAGGCACGGGAGAAGCACGCGAAGCTCGCTGAGCAGATCGAGGAGCACCGCTTCCGGTACTACGTGAAGGACGCTCCGGTCGTCAGCGACGCGGAGTTCGACAAGCTCCTGCGCTCCCTGGAGGCGCTGGAGGAGGAGTACCCCGAGCTGCGCACCCCCGACTCGCCGACCCAGAAGGTCGCGGGGGCGTACGAGACGGAGTTCACCGCCGTCCAGCACCGCTCGCGCATGCTCTCCCTCGACAACGCCTTCAGCGACCTGGAGCTGGCCGCCTGGGCCGAGCGCGTCGCCAAGGACGTGGGCACCTCCGAGTACCACTTCCTGTGCGAGCTGAAGGTCGACGGCCTCGCGGTCAACCTCACTTACGAGCACGGCCGCCTCACCCGCGCGGCGACCCGCGGCGACGGCCGTACGGGCGAGGACATCACCCCCAATGTCCGTACGATCGCGGAGATTCCGGACCGCCTGAAGGGCGACCGCGTCCCGGACCTCGTGGAGATCCGCGGCGAGGTCTACTTCCCGATGGAGAAGTTCGAGGAGCTCAACGCCCGTCTGGTGGAGGCCGGCGACAAGCCCTTCGCCAACCCGCGCAACGCGGCGGCGGGTTCGCTGCGCCAGAAGGACCCGCGCGTCACCGCGACCCGCCCGCTGCACATGGTCGTCCACGGCATCGGCGCCCTGGAAGGCTTCGAGGGGCTCACCCGCCTCTCCCAGGCCTACGACCTGCTGCACACCTGGGGCCTGCCGACCACGCAGTACGCCAAGGTGGTCGACGACCTCGACGGCGTACGGGAGTTCATCACCTACTACGGGGAGAACCGCCACTCCGTCGAGCACGAGATCGACGGCGTGGTCGTCAAGCTCGATGAGATCCCCCTCCAGGGACGGCTCGGCTCCACCTCGCGCGCGCCGCGCTGGGCGATCGCCTGGAAGTACGCGCCCGAGGAGGTCAACACCAAGCTCATCAACATCCGCGTCGGCGTGGGGCGTACGGGCCGGGTCACGCCGTACGCGCAGGTCGAACCGGTCACGGTCGCGGGCTCCGAGGTCGAGTTCGCCACCCTGCACAACCAGGACGTGGTGAAGGCCAAGGGCGTCCTCATCGGCGACACGGTCGTGCTGCGCAAGGCCGGTGATGTCATCCCGGAGATCCTCGGCCCGGTGGTCGACCTGCGCGACGGCAGCGAGCGGGAGTTCGTGATGCCGGCCGAATGCCCCGAGTGCGGTACGGCGCTCCGGCCGATGAAGGAGGGCGACGTCGACCTGCGCTGCCCGAACGCGCGCTCGTGCCCGGCCCAGTTGCGCGAGCGGCTCTTCTACCTCGCGGGCCGCAAGGCGCTGGACATCGAGGTCTTCGGGTACGTCGCCGCGGCGGCCCTCACCAAGCCGCTGGAGCCGGCCGAGCCGCCGCTGGTGGACGAGGGCGACCTCTTCGACCTCACCATCGAGAAGCTGCTGCCCATCAAGGCGTATGTCCTCGACCAGGACAGCGGCCTGCCCAAGCGCGACCCGAAAACCGGCGAGGAGAAGATCGCCACGGTCTTCGCCAACCAGCAGGGCGAGCCGAAGAAGAACGCGCTGGCGATGCTGGACAACGTCGCGGCCGCCAAGGACCGCCCGCTCGCCCGCATCCTCACCGGTCTGTCGATCCGTCATGTCGGGCCGGTCGCGGCCGAGGCGCTGGCGCGCGAGTTCCGCTCCATCGACCGGATCGACCAGGCCACCGAGGAGGAGCTCGCCACCACCGAAGGCGTGGGGCCGATCATCGCCGCCTCGCTCAAGGAGTGGTTCGCCGAGGACTGGCACCGGGAGATCCTCCGCAAGTGGCGGGCCGCCGGGGTCCGGATGGAGGAGGAGGGTTCGGGCGAGGACGAGGGGCCGCGCCCGCTCGAAGGGCTCACGGTCGTCGTCACCGGCACGCTCGAACACCACACGAGGGACGGCGCAAAAGAGGCCCTGCAGAGCCGGGGAGCGAAAGTGACCGGATCTGTCTCGAAGAAGACATCTTTCGTAGTGGTGGGCGACAATCCTGGTTCGAAGTACGACAAGGCAATGCAGTTGAAGGTTCCGGTTCTGAACGAGGAGGGCTTCGCCGTCCTGCTCGAACAAGGCCCGGACGCAGCAGCGGAAGTCGCGCTTCCGATCGAGCAGTAG
- a CDS encoding putative bifunctional diguanylate cyclase/phosphodiesterase — MEPTESVAPDSRLRLRRMTGAWMAGLRSGRPSEHAGTDGPGSAPLTAPIAPGVGRLTAERGTGLPGHDPERHVSWPALPAAVVAAAGFVLGAGFYRAFSGDHALFPSGTVGWSLAVLTGIIVGHLVALGRARWWGGTGSGAALTLAVLLLYGWVPAGMVSLTVVVLVGIARRNRWRQGVLHGAVDILGIGAGALVLAAFERFPSVETPWNPQTWTFSAAPEVALVAAAYLAVTRALLWYLHAPRTGGLPTVARTALVRQGLVAVALLGIAPLICVVAIALPILLPLFSIPLIALDSTLWIARARAEEQLRDPLTGLPNRQWLLERTWTALDDAERIGARSALMLIDLDRFRSVNDTLGHLAGDRLLLQIADRLRLALPRGAEAARLGGDEFAVLLPVADSTTSATRVARNLVAALGSPLDLDGLTLVLEASAGLAVFPDHALDAEGLLRRADVAMYQAKRDRTGVEVYESKRDSNTPDRLGLLGDLRRALDAGDVELHYQPKVRFDGQVAGLEALVRWVHPERGKVPPDEFIAIAESSGLMPHLTEYVLETALGQVARWRAQGLHVPVAVNVSPRDVHTPGFAGSVAARLARHGVPAGALQLEITEHVLLEDPQRAADTLAALTGHGVKMSLDDFGTGYSSLVHLRRLPVSELKIDRSFVARLAVDTEDAEIVRCTVDLAHSLGLLVVAEGVEDDETWERLRDLGCDAVQGWLVAAAMPAEEATAWLRARGSRGWQRPRAALPAAE; from the coding sequence ATGGAACCGACCGAGAGCGTCGCCCCTGACTCACGGCTGCGCCTGCGCCGGATGACCGGCGCATGGATGGCCGGCCTCCGGTCGGGGCGGCCTTCGGAGCACGCCGGCACGGATGGGCCGGGCTCCGCACCCCTCACGGCACCCATCGCTCCCGGCGTCGGCAGGCTCACCGCCGAGCGCGGCACCGGCCTGCCCGGCCACGATCCCGAACGGCACGTGTCCTGGCCCGCGCTGCCCGCGGCGGTCGTCGCGGCGGCCGGGTTCGTCCTGGGCGCCGGTTTCTACCGGGCGTTCAGCGGCGACCACGCGCTCTTCCCGTCCGGCACCGTCGGCTGGTCGCTGGCCGTGCTGACCGGCATCATCGTCGGCCATCTCGTCGCCCTCGGCCGGGCCCGCTGGTGGGGCGGCACCGGCTCCGGCGCGGCGCTCACCCTCGCCGTCCTGCTGCTGTACGGCTGGGTGCCCGCAGGAATGGTCAGCCTGACCGTCGTCGTCCTGGTCGGCATCGCGCGCCGCAACCGCTGGCGCCAAGGCGTGCTGCACGGCGCGGTCGACATCCTCGGCATCGGCGCCGGAGCGCTGGTCCTGGCCGCGTTCGAGCGGTTCCCGTCCGTCGAGACGCCCTGGAACCCGCAGACCTGGACGTTCTCAGCCGCTCCCGAGGTGGCGCTGGTCGCGGCCGCGTATCTCGCGGTGACCCGCGCCCTGCTCTGGTACCTGCACGCGCCGCGCACCGGCGGTCTGCCCACCGTCGCCCGTACGGCGCTGGTCAGACAGGGGCTCGTCGCGGTCGCGCTGCTCGGGATCGCGCCGCTGATCTGCGTGGTCGCCATCGCGCTGCCGATCCTGCTGCCGCTGTTCTCGATACCCCTGATCGCCCTCGACTCCACGCTGTGGATCGCCCGCGCGCGGGCGGAGGAGCAGCTGCGCGATCCGCTGACCGGGCTGCCCAACCGGCAGTGGCTGCTCGAACGCACCTGGACAGCTCTGGACGATGCCGAGCGCATTGGTGCGCGTTCCGCCCTGATGCTGATCGACCTCGACCGTTTCCGTTCCGTGAATGACACGCTGGGGCACCTCGCCGGCGACCGGCTGCTCCTCCAAATAGCCGACCGGCTGCGGCTGGCGCTGCCGCGCGGGGCGGAGGCCGCGCGGCTCGGCGGTGACGAGTTCGCGGTGTTACTGCCGGTCGCCGACTCCACCACGTCGGCCACGCGGGTCGCCCGCAACCTTGTCGCCGCGCTCGGCTCGCCGCTCGACCTCGACGGGCTCACCCTCGTCCTGGAGGCCAGCGCCGGGCTCGCCGTCTTCCCCGACCACGCGCTGGACGCGGAGGGGCTGCTGCGGCGGGCGGACGTGGCGATGTATCAGGCGAAGCGGGACCGTACGGGGGTGGAGGTGTACGAGTCCAAGCGGGACTCCAACACCCCGGACCGGCTCGGTCTGCTCGGTGATCTGCGCCGGGCCCTCGACGCCGGTGACGTCGAACTGCACTACCAGCCGAAGGTCCGCTTCGACGGACAGGTGGCCGGCCTCGAGGCACTGGTCCGCTGGGTGCATCCCGAGCGCGGGAAGGTGCCGCCGGACGAGTTCATCGCCATCGCCGAGTCGTCCGGGCTGATGCCCCACCTCACCGAGTACGTGCTCGAGACGGCACTCGGACAGGTCGCGCGCTGGCGGGCGCAGGGCCTGCATGTTCCGGTCGCGGTGAACGTGTCGCCGCGCGATGTGCACACCCCCGGGTTCGCCGGCTCGGTCGCCGCGCGGCTCGCCCGGCACGGGGTCCCCGCGGGGGCGCTGCAGCTGGAGATAACGGAACACGTGCTCCTGGAGGATCCGCAGCGGGCCGCGGACACCCTGGCCGCGCTGACCGGGCACGGGGTGAAGATGTCGCTGGACGACTTCGGTACGGGGTACTCCTCGCTCGTTCATCTGCGCCGGCTACCGGTGAGCGAGCTGAAGATCGACCGCTCGTTCGTCGCACGGCTCGCCGTGGACACGGAGGACGCGGAGATCGTGCGCTGCACGGTCGATCTCGCGCACTCGCTCGGGCTGCTCGTCGTCGCCGAGGGAGTCGAGGACGACGAGACGTGGGAGCGGCTGCGGGACCTGGGCTGTGACGCGGTGCAGGGGTGGCTGGTGGCCGCCGCGATGCCCGCCGAGGAGGCCACGGCGTGGCTTCGCGCCCGGGGGTCGCGGGGGTGGCAGCGGCCGCGGGCGGCCTTGCCGGCCGCGGAGTAA
- the gatC gene encoding Asp-tRNA(Asn)/Glu-tRNA(Gln) amidotransferase subunit GatC — MPGITREEVAHLARLARLELKGEELDHFAGQLDDIIGAVARVSEVADQDVPPTSHPLPLTNVMRADEVRPSLTPEQALSGAPAQEQQRFKVPQILGED; from the coding sequence ATGCCTGGCATCACGCGCGAGGAGGTCGCCCACCTCGCACGGCTGGCGCGTCTGGAGCTGAAGGGCGAAGAGCTCGACCACTTCGCAGGCCAGCTCGACGACATCATCGGCGCGGTCGCCCGCGTCAGCGAGGTCGCCGACCAAGACGTACCGCCGACCTCTCATCCGCTGCCGCTGACGAACGTCATGCGTGCGGACGAGGTCCGTCCGTCGCTCACCCCCGAGCAGGCGCTCTCCGGCGCCCCGGCCCAGGAGCAGCAGCGTTTCAAGGTGCCGCAGATCCTGGGGGAGGACTAA